In Miscanthus floridulus cultivar M001 chromosome 5, ASM1932011v1, whole genome shotgun sequence, one genomic interval encodes:
- the LOC136453971 gene encoding (+)-neomenthol dehydrogenase-like has translation MGKKGKEAARERREQRRREVTLLRALPYEPHQRWWDRLAPRAVAVVTGANRGIGFEAARQLALHGLHVVLASRDAAKGQDAAGRILVEAPDDSVVSLESRQLDVADAASVKAFAAWAVETHGGIHVLVNNAGVNFNKGADNSVEFAEQVIKTNYCGTKRMIDAMIPLMKHSPYGARIVNVSSRLGRADGRRNRIGVASLRDQLLNDDRLSEQLIDEMITKFLEQVKQGTWTSNEWPQIYTDYSISKLAVNVYTRLMARRLSDRPEGQKIYINCFCPGWVKTAMTGWEGNISAEEGADTGVWLALLPQEPPTNGKFFAERCEISF, from the exons ATGGGGAAgaaagggaaggaggcggcgcggGAGCGGCGCGAGCAGCGCCGCCGCGAGGTCACCCTCCTCCGGGCCCTCCCCTACGAGCCCCACCAGCGATGGTGGGACCGCCTGGCGCCGCGGGCCGTAGCGGTGGTCACGGGCGCCAACCGCGGCATTGGCTTCGAGGCCGCCCGCCAGCTCGCGCTCCATGGTCTCCACGTCGTGCTCGCCTCCCGCGACGCCGCCAAGGGCCAGGACGCGGCCGGGAGGATCCTGGTGGAGGCTCCCGATGACTCTGTCGTCAGCTTGGAGTCCCGCCAGCTCGACGTGGCGGACGCCGCGTCGGTGAAGGCCTTCGCGGCCTGGGCGGTGGAAACCCACGGCGGCATACATGTCCTT GTTAACAATGCAGGTGTAAACTTCAACAAAGGAGCAGATAATTCTGTTGAGTTTGCTGAGCAAGTTATCAAGACAAATTACTGTGGCACAAAGCGGATGATTGATGCTATGATACCACTAATGAAACACTCTCCGTATGGTGCTCGGATAGTGAATGTCAGCTCAAGGCTTGGTAGAGCCGATGGCAGACGGAAT AGAATTGGTGTTGCGAGCCTAAGAGATCAACTGTTGAATGACGATCGTTTATCAGAGCAGCTAATTGATGAGATGATCACCAAATTTCTCGAACAAGTCAAGCAAGGTACTTGGACCTCCAATGAGTGGCCACAGATTTACACGGACTATTCGATCTCAAAGCTCGCTGTTAATGTTTATACACGACTCATGGCAAGGAGGCTCTCGGATCGGCCTGAAGGCCAAAAGATATACATTAACTGTTTCTGCCCTGGCTGGGTAAAAACTGCCATGACTGGTTGGGAAGGAAATATTTCTGCCGAAGAAGGTGCTGATACAGGTGTATGGCTTGCCTTATTACCTCAGGAACCACCCACAAATGGGAAGTTCTTCGCTGAGAGATGTGAGATAAGCTTCTAA